The Peribacillus sp. FSL P2-0133 genome has a segment encoding these proteins:
- a CDS encoding LysR family transcriptional regulator, which translates to MNIDHIEAFMYVVHLNSFHKAAEAMFLSQPTVSARIKTLESELDSVLFERQGRGIILTEKGKAFIPFADQIIRTFHQGKKQLKRGSELEEITIGANIITSQYFIPFALPLWKKENPNLRFKFISATNDALMEKLLQKQVDIAFMKDVTHSGLQNYKTLDNSIRLVVYPGHPFQLRTGLTVQELAMEPLVFFECGAFDWNHVHKIFEVSNVEPRIEFQVDHLEVAKSLILSRSCIGFLPYLCIKKELEQGNLIEVDVSHLIKIKQHIHLTHLNHGMESPLLWKDILLSIRKFEKNPQQLQLQSN; encoded by the coding sequence ATGAATATTGATCATATTGAAGCTTTTATGTATGTTGTTCACCTTAATAGTTTTCATAAAGCCGCAGAGGCAATGTTTTTATCACAGCCAACGGTTTCGGCAAGAATTAAGACGCTTGAGAGTGAACTCGATTCAGTACTATTTGAGAGGCAAGGAAGAGGGATTATTTTAACCGAAAAAGGGAAAGCCTTCATTCCGTTTGCGGATCAAATTATTCGTACCTTTCACCAGGGGAAAAAGCAGTTGAAAAGAGGAAGCGAACTGGAGGAAATAACGATAGGGGCTAATATCATTACATCGCAATACTTTATTCCATTTGCTCTTCCTCTATGGAAAAAGGAAAACCCCAATTTACGCTTTAAATTTATTTCAGCAACAAATGATGCATTAATGGAAAAATTGCTTCAGAAACAGGTTGATATAGCCTTTATGAAGGATGTTACACATAGCGGTCTGCAAAATTACAAAACCCTTGATAATTCGATTCGTTTAGTCGTGTATCCAGGACATCCATTTCAACTTCGAACTGGGCTTACAGTACAGGAATTAGCAATGGAGCCGTTGGTATTTTTTGAGTGTGGTGCGTTTGACTGGAACCACGTTCATAAAATTTTTGAAGTATCCAATGTAGAGCCTCGCATTGAATTTCAGGTTGATCACCTGGAAGTGGCGAAGTCGCTAATTCTTAGCAGAAGCTGTATCGGATTTTTACCGTACTTATGTATTAAAAAAGAGTTAGAACAGGGAAATTTGATTGAAGTGGATGTGTCACATTTAATCAAGATAAAGCAGCACATCCATCTGACGCATTTAAATCACGGGATGGAATCCCCTTTATTATGGAAAGACATTCTTTTATCGATTCGGAAATTTGAGAAAAACCCTCAGCAATTACAGTTACAATCGAATTGA
- a CDS encoding LLM class flavin-dependent oxidoreductase, which produces MSYKLGILDQSPIFPGASAFDALQQTINLARHAEEWGYTRFWVSEHHHAEQLAGSSPEVLISYLLAQTKSIRVGSGGVMLQHYSPYKVAENFHVLSNLSPGRVDLGIGKAPGGLPLSTKALQFGTVNDGKDFEERLSFLREIIENSVNETHPLAGIQATPLPSKKPKMFLLGASADSARLAADLGIAYVFARFINSNETVLEDASRIYQSIYPAGSFKVSVSVIAAPSQQEAEQLTGDQKIVKVHLKSGRSVTVQTLAQAELFGKQSGEPYEIEEQDSNIIAGTPSYVKEVLANLHEKYGVDEFILHSPILKEAERFRSFRLLSPLQLVLSEEKHVTSQN; this is translated from the coding sequence ATGAGTTATAAGCTTGGCATTTTAGACCAGAGCCCGATATTTCCAGGAGCTTCAGCATTTGATGCACTACAACAAACCATTAATCTGGCTAGACATGCAGAAGAGTGGGGTTATACCCGTTTCTGGGTATCGGAACATCATCATGCCGAACAGTTGGCGGGGTCCTCCCCGGAAGTATTGATTTCTTATTTATTAGCCCAGACAAAATCGATTCGGGTAGGGTCCGGAGGAGTTATGCTTCAGCATTATAGTCCATATAAAGTGGCGGAAAACTTTCACGTATTATCGAATCTTTCGCCAGGCAGGGTAGACCTTGGCATCGGAAAGGCACCAGGTGGCCTTCCCTTATCAACGAAGGCGCTACAGTTTGGAACTGTGAATGATGGAAAAGATTTCGAAGAGCGGTTATCTTTCCTCCGAGAAATAATCGAAAATTCAGTTAATGAAACTCACCCGCTTGCAGGCATTCAAGCGACACCTCTCCCTTCCAAAAAGCCTAAGATGTTTCTGCTTGGTGCAAGTGCTGACAGTGCCAGGCTAGCAGCCGATCTTGGTATAGCTTATGTATTTGCTCGATTTATCAATAGTAATGAGACTGTACTCGAAGATGCTTCACGCATTTACCAAAGTATCTATCCAGCTGGGAGCTTTAAGGTATCGGTTTCAGTGATTGCTGCTCCTTCACAACAAGAAGCAGAACAGTTAACAGGTGACCAGAAGATTGTGAAAGTTCATCTCAAAAGCGGTCGTTCTGTCACGGTCCAAACACTAGCGCAAGCAGAGTTATTCGGGAAGCAGTCTGGGGAGCCTTACGAAATAGAAGAACAAGATTCCAATATTATTGCTGGAACTCCTTCTTATGTAAAAGAAGTCTTAGCAAATTTACATGAAAAGTACGGGGTAGATGAGTTTATCCTACATTCGCCGATTTTAAAGGAAGCAGAAAGGTTCAGATCTTTTCGATTGTTGAGTCCACTTCAATTAGTCTTATCTGAAGAGAAACACGTTACGAGCCAAAATTAA
- a CDS encoding LLM class flavin-dependent oxidoreductase, which translates to MSEQRKLKFGALVHGVGGSISGWRHPDIQADASVSLEFYKEQAQKAEEGKFDLLFIADGLFINEKSIPHFLNRFEPLTILSALAAFTSRIGLVGTVSTSYSEPFTVARQFASLDHISQGRGGWNLVTTPLESTALNYNKTIEEHPDHAKRYRIASEYIQVTKGLWDSWEDDAFTRDKESGEFFDPSKMHQLKHKGEFFSVQGPLNIARSKQGRPVVFQAGSSEAGKNFAAKEADAIFTGQPTLEDAKIFYQDVKNRAIAFGRNPDEIVILPGIAPIIGATEEEAEHKYQELANLVSIDKALDYLGRYFDHHDFSQYELDAPFPDLGDIGKNSFRSTTDRIKQEAKEKQLTLRQVALKETTPRTSFIGTPEKVAHLIQQWFEEKGADGFIFSSSVPNALSDFVDYVVPILQKRGIYRTEYEAETLRGNLGLPFPENRYAKESINQ; encoded by the coding sequence ATGTCTGAGCAGAGAAAGTTGAAATTTGGAGCGCTTGTTCATGGAGTTGGAGGGAGTATATCTGGTTGGAGACATCCAGACATTCAAGCAGATGCCAGTGTTAGTCTTGAATTTTATAAGGAGCAGGCCCAGAAGGCTGAAGAGGGAAAGTTCGATTTACTTTTCATTGCTGACGGATTGTTTATCAATGAGAAGTCAATACCGCATTTCTTAAATCGATTTGAACCACTTACCATTTTATCCGCACTCGCTGCTTTCACATCAAGAATAGGGCTTGTCGGAACAGTTTCCACCTCATACAGTGAGCCATTTACTGTAGCTCGGCAATTTGCTTCACTTGATCACATTAGTCAAGGTCGTGGCGGATGGAACCTTGTTACTACCCCTCTTGAGAGTACGGCCTTGAATTATAACAAAACCATTGAAGAACACCCTGATCATGCCAAACGCTATCGGATAGCATCAGAATATATACAAGTCACCAAAGGACTTTGGGATTCATGGGAGGATGACGCGTTTACTCGGGATAAAGAGTCCGGTGAGTTTTTTGATCCTTCAAAAATGCATCAATTAAAGCATAAAGGAGAATTTTTCTCCGTGCAAGGACCACTCAACATTGCCAGATCTAAACAGGGGAGACCTGTCGTTTTTCAAGCTGGTTCATCAGAAGCTGGCAAAAATTTTGCGGCTAAAGAAGCGGATGCAATCTTTACTGGTCAACCAACATTGGAAGATGCAAAGATTTTTTATCAGGATGTAAAAAACAGGGCTATTGCATTCGGGAGAAATCCTGATGAAATTGTTATTCTGCCAGGTATCGCGCCAATCATTGGTGCAACTGAGGAAGAGGCGGAGCACAAATATCAAGAACTCGCTAACCTAGTTTCTATAGATAAGGCGCTTGACTATTTGGGACGCTACTTCGATCATCATGATTTTTCCCAATATGAACTGGATGCACCTTTCCCAGATCTCGGAGACATCGGAAAAAACAGTTTCCGAAGTACGACTGATCGAATTAAACAGGAAGCGAAGGAGAAACAGTTAACGCTCCGTCAAGTAGCACTTAAGGAGACAACACCCCGGACTTCTTTCATTGGAACTCCAGAGAAAGTAGCGCATTTGATTCAGCAATGGTTCGAAGAGAAGGGGGCGGACGGATTTATCTTTTCTTCAAGTGTTCCAAATGCTTTAAGTGACTTTGTAGACTATGTGGTTCCTATCCTTCAAAAAAGGGGAATATATCGTACTGAATATGAAGCAGAAACCTTAAGAGGCAACTTGGGGCTTCCATTCCCGGAAAATCGTTATGCGAAAGAAAGCATTAATCAATGA
- a CDS encoding glutaredoxin: MGEALSVVVWSKQGCHYCEEVKQYLKEKEIAYQTVDVTNHDDRRDILEIKYGVRYVPIIEIGRGSVYESVTEIGIPHLEKLLKRVQ, translated from the coding sequence ATGGGAGAAGCGTTATCTGTCGTCGTTTGGTCAAAACAAGGATGTCACTATTGCGAGGAGGTTAAACAATACTTAAAAGAAAAGGAGATCGCTTATCAAACGGTGGATGTTACCAATCATGATGATCGGCGAGATATTTTAGAAATCAAATATGGTGTTCGATATGTGCCCATTATTGAAATTGGGCGAGGTAGTGTATATGAGAGCGTTACGGAAATTGGAATTCCTCATCTTGAAAAATTACTTAAACGTGTACAATAA
- a CDS encoding GNAT family N-acetyltransferase: protein MTQLIRLATVKDAPEVLNVTLRAYEPIRELNINFLAATADLQLVTNNIRRNLTYVLEQQGQIVSTVTVRHPWNDPDHFSPYPFIWWFAVDPLYKQKGFGSTLLTWVEENALRKQVKAPAVYLATAERHPWLVSIYERRGYEIFAERDHDGEKIVYLRKILDETLYRIIENKEPIVSN from the coding sequence ATGACACAGTTAATCCGTCTTGCCACTGTAAAGGATGCTCCAGAAGTGCTAAACGTCACACTTCGGGCTTATGAACCAATCAGAGAATTGAATATTAACTTTCTTGCTGCGACAGCCGATTTACAGCTAGTGACGAATAATATTAGGCGGAATCTCACTTATGTTTTAGAGCAGCAGGGCCAAATTGTTTCCACTGTGACAGTTCGTCATCCATGGAATGATCCTGATCATTTCAGTCCGTACCCATTCATTTGGTGGTTTGCAGTCGACCCCCTATACAAACAAAAAGGTTTTGGCTCGACTTTGTTAACCTGGGTGGAAGAAAATGCACTTCGGAAACAGGTGAAAGCGCCGGCTGTCTATTTGGCGACAGCTGAACGTCACCCTTGGCTAGTTTCCATTTATGAAAGAAGGGGCTATGAGATTTTTGCTGAACGGGATCACGATGGAGAAAAAATTGTGTATCTTCGTAAAATTCTAGATGAAACGTTGTATCGCATTATTGAAAATAAAGAACCAATTGTTAGTAATTAA
- a CDS encoding amino acid ABC transporter substrate-binding protein → MKKTLLIVMALLLTFLGACSSKETTSTAKSGDSKDKKVQKIIVGTGTQFPNICFLDKNGKLTGYDVELVRQIDEKLPEYEFEFKTMEFSNLLLSLETNKIDFVAHQMEVNDEREEKFLFNKEPYNVFPLQVTVHQDNNDIHSIKDLKGKKAIVSATSNSAVFLEKYNKENNAGIEIVYSGQGTDDTKNQIKTGRADATITTPFAVDFLNKQADAQQKVVGEPLLNSKVYFLLRKDETPLQKRIDEALVELKEEGAVSELSKKWLGADYSVGF, encoded by the coding sequence ATGAAAAAAACATTACTAATTGTTATGGCACTGCTACTAACTTTTTTAGGAGCTTGTTCTTCAAAAGAAACAACGAGTACAGCAAAATCTGGGGATTCAAAAGATAAAAAAGTTCAGAAAATCATTGTTGGAACAGGGACGCAATTCCCTAATATTTGCTTTTTGGATAAGAATGGTAAGCTAACAGGGTATGATGTCGAGTTGGTTCGTCAAATCGATGAAAAGCTGCCTGAATATGAATTTGAATTTAAAACGATGGAATTTTCTAATCTATTATTAAGTTTAGAAACGAACAAAATAGATTTTGTTGCTCATCAAATGGAAGTGAATGATGAACGGGAAGAAAAATTTCTATTTAATAAAGAACCCTACAATGTCTTTCCGCTTCAAGTTACAGTTCATCAGGACAACAATGATATCCATTCCATTAAAGATCTAAAAGGAAAAAAAGCGATAGTGAGTGCAACGAGCAATTCTGCAGTTTTTCTTGAAAAGTATAATAAAGAAAATAATGCCGGTATTGAAATAGTCTATTCTGGCCAAGGCACAGATGATACGAAGAATCAAATCAAAACTGGTCGGGCGGATGCTACCATTACTACACCATTTGCAGTCGACTTCTTAAATAAACAAGCAGATGCACAGCAAAAGGTTGTGGGTGAGCCGCTTCTTAATTCAAAAGTATACTTTTTGCTAAGAAAAGACGAAACGCCTTTACAGAAGAGAATTGATGAAGCACTTGTGGAACTGAAAGAAGAAGGGGCAGTTAGCGAACTAAGTAAAAAGTGGCTGGGCGCCGACTATTCAGTGGGATTTTAA
- a CDS encoding amino acid ABC transporter permease produces MGKAFDPSLIVDFIPTLIYYLGVTLKILAASVLLGMVIGIAAAILRLFRIPVLNQIVILYISFIRGTPILIQLFLVFYGLPAILIFINIDISRMDALYFVIITYALSNGAHFAEIFRGAIKAVDYGQTEAAYSVGMNNSQSFFRIVLPQAIRIAFPNIANSIIGSLKDTSLAFTIGVMDMMGRGETLIAATAHALEVYLSLAVIYYAVVLLFEKIFRLYENRINRHQTVEVSVTG; encoded by the coding sequence ATGGGGAAAGCATTTGATCCTTCATTAATCGTCGATTTCATTCCGACGTTAATATATTATCTTGGCGTAACATTGAAAATTCTGGCAGCATCCGTTTTATTAGGAATGGTCATCGGGATAGCGGCAGCCATCCTGAGATTATTTCGTATCCCTGTTTTGAATCAAATAGTCATTTTGTATATTTCATTCATTCGGGGAACGCCTATTTTAATACAATTATTTCTAGTTTTTTATGGACTGCCTGCAATCCTTATATTCATTAATATTGATATTTCAAGAATGGATGCTCTGTATTTTGTCATTATTACGTATGCATTAAGTAATGGGGCGCATTTCGCAGAAATATTCCGAGGAGCAATTAAGGCTGTCGATTATGGGCAAACGGAAGCAGCCTATTCTGTTGGCATGAATAATAGTCAAAGTTTTTTTCGAATTGTGCTTCCTCAGGCAATAAGGATTGCTTTTCCGAATATCGCAAACTCTATTATCGGATCCTTGAAGGATACCTCACTTGCCTTTACCATCGGCGTAATGGATATGATGGGGAGGGGAGAGACATTGATTGCCGCAACTGCACATGCTCTCGAAGTCTATCTCTCATTAGCCGTTATCTATTATGCAGTCGTGCTATTGTTCGAGAAAATATTCAGACTTTATGAAAACCGCATTAATCGGCATCAAACTGTTGAAGTGTCTGTTACTGGATAA
- a CDS encoding amino acid ABC transporter permease, with translation MTIDIPFIWTAFKEIIRALPITLILTILPLLAGFIIGLTVALIRIYKVKFLSRVANGYVSFFRGTPIIMHIMLIYFGFPLLIDQISKKFDLGIQSNSIPIILFVLTALSLSAGAYLSEIFRSGIISVSNGQMEAAYSVGMNSFQAMTRIVLPQAIAQSIPNFTNIFIGFLHTSSIAFVVSQKEMTGAANIVASTNLKFLESFIAAGLIYWGLTIIAEGLSFLIEKKATAYNRGGVQ, from the coding sequence TTGACGATTGATATACCATTCATTTGGACTGCTTTTAAGGAGATTATTAGAGCACTTCCAATCACACTTATCTTAACGATTCTTCCTCTTCTTGCAGGTTTTATTATCGGTCTCACTGTTGCCTTGATAAGGATATATAAAGTGAAATTTCTAAGTAGAGTTGCAAATGGATATGTTTCCTTCTTTAGAGGAACACCGATTATCATGCACATCATGCTCATTTATTTCGGTTTTCCATTATTAATCGATCAAATTTCTAAAAAGTTTGATTTGGGTATTCAATCTAATTCCATTCCGATCATTTTATTTGTCTTAACCGCCTTATCGTTGAGTGCGGGTGCCTATTTATCGGAAATATTCAGATCGGGAATTATCAGTGTCTCCAATGGCCAAATGGAGGCAGCCTATTCCGTGGGCATGAATTCGTTTCAAGCCATGACGCGAATTGTTTTGCCACAGGCCATTGCTCAGTCCATCCCGAATTTCACGAATATTTTCATTGGATTCTTGCATACGTCATCCATTGCTTTCGTTGTATCGCAAAAAGAAATGACAGGAGCGGCCAATATTGTTGCATCCACCAATTTGAAATTTTTGGAGTCATTTATCGCTGCTGGTTTAATTTATTGGGGCCTCACAATCATTGCAGAGGGGCTTTCGTTTTTAATTGAGAAAAAGGCCACTGCCTATAATCGAGGAGGAGTACAATGA
- a CDS encoding amino acid ABC transporter ATP-binding protein — translation MIYLKEIKKSFNQQPVLKGINLKIGKGEVVTILGPSGSGKTTLLRCLNFLEKPDEGIVQVGDIKVKSKKATKREILSLRRQSAMVFQHYNLFAHKTVLENVMEGLIVTKKYKKAEAKRESELLLEKVGLGDKHNHFPSQLSGGQQQRVGIARALALNPEVILFDEPTSALDPELVGEVLSVIKAIAQEGITMVIVTHEMSFAKEISDRVLFMDGGVIVEEGSPLEIFNAPKEERTRQFLNRISRDYSLSLLQEKAN, via the coding sequence ATGATTTATTTAAAAGAAATAAAAAAATCATTTAACCAGCAGCCCGTTTTAAAAGGAATTAATTTGAAAATAGGCAAGGGAGAAGTAGTTACCATACTTGGACCGAGTGGATCTGGGAAAACAACCTTGCTTAGGTGCTTGAACTTTCTCGAGAAACCGGATGAGGGAATTGTTCAAGTGGGGGATATAAAGGTGAAGTCTAAGAAGGCGACCAAAAGGGAAATCCTATCCCTTAGAAGACAATCGGCAATGGTTTTTCAGCATTATAACTTATTTGCTCATAAAACTGTTTTGGAGAATGTAATGGAAGGGTTAATTGTTACAAAAAAATATAAGAAAGCTGAAGCGAAACGGGAAAGTGAGCTGTTATTGGAAAAAGTAGGTTTGGGAGATAAGCATAACCATTTCCCTTCGCAATTGTCAGGAGGGCAACAGCAACGTGTTGGAATTGCCAGGGCACTTGCTTTAAATCCGGAGGTCATTCTATTTGACGAGCCAACGTCGGCACTCGACCCTGAGTTGGTTGGGGAGGTGCTTTCTGTCATAAAAGCAATTGCCCAGGAAGGCATCACGATGGTGATTGTAACCCATGAAATGAGTTTTGCTAAAGAGATATCGGATCGCGTTCTTTTCATGGATGGCGGGGTCATTGTTGAAGAAGGGTCACCATTGGAGATTTTCAATGCTCCAAAGGAAGAACGAACACGACAATTTTTAAACCGGATATCAAGAGATTATTCCTTATCGTTATTACAAGAAAAGGCCAATTAA